The following coding sequences are from one Paenibacillus tundrae window:
- a CDS encoding CpaF family protein: MTDSSLNNLNREELFQHMRQEVRAGLDLTSSAGDEELWQGIERKVLSDPNLHDLTSGERHTLVQRLYDSFRGLDILQPLVDHPDITEIMINSHREIFVEQAGEVSRITLEFESKERLEDIIQMIVSGVNRIVNESSPIVDARLKDGSRVNIVLPPIALKGPTMTIRKFPSEPLTMLDLIQKGALHEEAAELLQQLVRSKHNIFIGGGTGSGKTTFLNALSQFIPADERIITIEDSAELQIVTVPNLVSMETRNANTEGKGEISIRDLIKSSLRMRPNRIVIGEVRGAEALDMLQAMNTGHDGSLSTGHANNIRDMISRLETMVLSGADLPIAVVRQQISSAIDIFVHLSRLRDRSRRVTEISEVIGIENGEVLLNPLFRFQEQEEREGKIIGGLIQVGMLSRIDKIQMAGLGDWFEEYIERTKENHSLKIEFADNNVN; this comes from the coding sequence ATGACAGACTCATCCCTCAATAATCTGAACCGGGAAGAATTGTTCCAGCATATGCGCCAGGAAGTAAGAGCTGGACTGGATCTGACCTCATCTGCAGGAGACGAGGAGTTGTGGCAGGGTATTGAGCGGAAAGTGCTCTCTGATCCGAACCTGCATGACCTGACATCTGGAGAGCGACATACGTTGGTACAACGGCTATATGACTCTTTCCGTGGGCTAGATATATTACAGCCGCTTGTGGATCATCCCGATATTACGGAAATTATGATTAATAGCCATAGGGAGATATTTGTAGAGCAAGCAGGTGAAGTTAGCCGAATTACACTTGAATTCGAATCCAAGGAACGGCTAGAGGATATTATTCAGATGATCGTGTCTGGGGTAAACCGAATTGTTAACGAGTCTTCTCCAATCGTTGATGCCAGGCTTAAGGATGGTTCACGTGTCAATATCGTATTGCCGCCCATCGCATTGAAAGGGCCTACGATGACGATTCGTAAATTTCCGAGTGAACCGCTGACGATGTTGGATCTAATTCAGAAGGGCGCCCTGCATGAAGAGGCGGCTGAATTGTTACAACAGTTGGTACGTAGTAAACACAATATTTTTATTGGGGGCGGTACGGGTTCAGGGAAAACGACGTTCCTTAATGCATTATCTCAGTTCATTCCGGCTGATGAGCGGATTATTACGATTGAAGATTCGGCAGAGCTACAGATCGTGACTGTACCTAACCTTGTATCTATGGAGACACGTAATGCCAACACCGAAGGTAAGGGTGAAATATCGATTCGGGATTTAATCAAGTCTTCGCTACGGATGAGACCTAATCGTATTGTCATTGGTGAGGTTCGGGGTGCAGAGGCTTTAGATATGTTGCAAGCCATGAATACAGGACATGATGGTAGCTTGAGCACTGGGCATGCCAATAATATACGCGATATGATCAGCAGGCTGGAAACGATGGTTCTTAGTGGTGCAGATCTTCCGATCGCTGTTGTGCGGCAGCAGATTAGCTCAGCAATTGATATCTTTGTACATCTGTCCAGGCTACGTGATCGATCACGTAGAGTAACTGAAATTAGTGAGGTTATAGGTATAGAGAACGGGGAAGTGTTGCTTAACCCTTTGTTTCGTTTCCAGGAGCAAGAAGAACGTGAAGGTAAGATCATCGGGGGACTGATACAGGTTGGCATGCTGAGTCGAATCGACAAAATTCAGATGGCTGGCTTGGGGGATTGGTTTGAAGAATACATAGAACGAACAAAGGAAAACCATTCGCTGAAAATTGAATTTGCGGATAACAACGTTAATTAG
- a CDS encoding type II secretion system F family protein, giving the protein MAEARQALTDYTVFTLSRRQRFTCMLISGLLFFGIGILFYHHWLVGVILATGCIWVPKHWTKVLLERRRTTLSLHFKQALYALSSALAAGKSVENGFKESVEDLRMLNPEADTDLIREFTILRTRMEYGQPIEEALQDFSDRAQVEDITNFADVFITCKRTGGDLVEVVRRTSSVIGEKLDIQQDIMVAIAQKKFESKAMFAAPFIFLIFLNLTAKDFMEPLYSGMGYLISTGALALLACCYLWITRIMDIKV; this is encoded by the coding sequence TTGGCGGAAGCTAGACAAGCATTGACTGATTACACCGTATTCACGCTATCCCGGAGACAGCGATTTACCTGCATGTTGATCAGTGGATTGTTATTTTTCGGTATCGGGATTCTATTCTATCATCACTGGTTGGTTGGCGTCATCTTAGCTACAGGGTGTATCTGGGTGCCTAAACATTGGACTAAGGTGTTGTTGGAACGAAGGAGAACAACGCTCAGTCTACATTTCAAACAGGCATTATATGCATTGTCTTCTGCGCTGGCTGCCGGAAAATCGGTTGAGAATGGATTTAAGGAATCCGTTGAAGATTTACGTATGTTAAACCCTGAAGCAGATACGGATCTTATTCGGGAATTTACTATTCTTCGGACACGGATGGAGTATGGACAGCCTATTGAGGAAGCGTTGCAGGATTTTTCTGATCGGGCGCAGGTTGAGGACATTACTAATTTTGCCGACGTGTTTATTACTTGCAAACGTACAGGTGGTGACCTAGTCGAGGTTGTCCGGCGAACGTCTTCGGTAATCGGAGAAAAGCTAGATATTCAGCAGGATATTATGGTTGCCATAGCACAGAAAAAGTTCGAATCCAAGGCGATGTTTGCCGCACCATTTATATTTCTTATTTTTCTTAATTTGACTGCAAAGGATTTTATGGAACCTCTATATAGCGGCATGGGATATCTAATCTCCACAGGTGCTTTAGCACTGCTTGCCTGCTGTTATCTATGGATTACACGAATTATGGATATCAAAGTATAG
- a CDS encoding type II secretion system F family protein: MLLPVIFGGMLGIGWLILDRTQGQTYRHLRKLEMEGLRFKKLHAPFLFLLDKFEVGRRLPVVMFRMQHAIQKMYGIQHSGEKTLLYSAEMLTYTWLMLLVGCLLSLVGDIGIGGLAGGIVLGALLPFALYKDLSSKVQRRDQDILVELPELLNRIVLLVGAGETVQRAIMHCVASQGERDHPLYNELRKTAHDLHNGYSFQQSFEQFSRRCGVQEVTIFTTTVLLNFRRGGGDFVLALRDLSHVLWEKRKAVSRAKGEQASSKLVFPMVLIFFTIVVMIGAPAFMMMNM; encoded by the coding sequence ATGCTACTTCCCGTCATATTCGGAGGAATGCTCGGGATTGGATGGCTGATACTGGATCGTACCCAAGGACAGACCTACCGCCATTTACGCAAGCTGGAGATGGAAGGATTACGATTCAAGAAACTGCACGCTCCATTCTTGTTTCTATTGGATAAGTTTGAGGTGGGACGTCGATTGCCTGTTGTGATGTTCCGTATGCAGCATGCCATTCAGAAGATGTATGGCATACAGCACAGTGGAGAGAAAACGTTGCTCTATAGTGCTGAGATGCTGACGTATACCTGGCTGATGTTGTTGGTGGGGTGTTTGTTGTCCCTTGTTGGGGATATAGGCATTGGTGGATTGGCAGGCGGTATAGTACTCGGTGCTCTCCTACCATTTGCACTATATAAGGATCTCAGCAGTAAGGTGCAACGCAGAGATCAGGATATTTTGGTGGAATTACCGGAGCTACTGAATCGAATTGTTTTATTGGTTGGTGCTGGAGAGACGGTACAGCGTGCCATTATGCATTGTGTTGCCAGTCAGGGGGAACGAGATCATCCATTATATAACGAACTGCGGAAGACAGCCCACGACTTGCATAACGGTTATTCGTTTCAACAGTCGTTCGAGCAGTTCAGCCGGCGCTGTGGCGTACAGGAAGTAACGATTTTCACAACAACCGTGTTACTTAATTTCCGGCGTGGGGGAGGTGACTTTGTATTGGCGCTGCGGGATCTTTCGCATGTGTTGTGGGAGAAACGTAAGGCTGTTAGTCGGGCGAAGGGGGAACAGGCTTCTTCCAAACTTGTGTTTCCAATGGTACTGATCTTTTTTACGATCGTTGTGATGATTGGGGCACCTGCTTTTATGATGATGAATATGTAG
- a CDS encoding Flp1 family type IVb pilin, protein MLELINSKVNGFWKEEDGLGTLELILIIGVIIIIALIFKDKISELVKDLLGKVDTKSDEFFPG, encoded by the coding sequence ATGCTGGAATTAATAAATAGCAAGGTTAATGGATTTTGGAAGGAAGAGGATGGGCTGGGTACGTTAGAACTCATCTTGATTATCGGCGTTATTATCATCATTGCATTGATATTCAAAGATAAAATATCTGAATTGGTCAAAGACCTTCTTGGCAAGGTGGATACCAAAAGTGATGAATTCTTCCCAGGATAA
- a CDS encoding TadE family protein, with protein sequence MNSSQDNRRNKEEGSFTIEASLVFPVVLFTLVILLFFSMYMYQKTFLNQHAYAASERAAYSWDNSHKQAMTGEFATGEYDNLYWRLKDDQLLGALFGWAGADNQVTVSVPAGEGGSLSEQKLSQAVQGMPTAMNGTIEYQNTLIQRKVTTKLEQMISLPLPSFLFDSGNNVFTTASSEVVEPVEFIRTVDLIRYYGAKFKGKGGTGDSNAAEAGQVVQYFGNRKK encoded by the coding sequence ATGAATTCTTCCCAGGATAACCGGAGGAATAAGGAGGAGGGGAGCTTCACGATTGAAGCCTCCCTAGTCTTCCCAGTTGTGTTGTTTACGCTTGTTATCCTGCTTTTCTTCAGCATGTATATGTATCAAAAAACGTTCTTGAATCAGCATGCATATGCTGCATCCGAGCGAGCCGCTTACAGCTGGGATAATAGTCATAAGCAAGCGATGACCGGAGAGTTTGCAACGGGGGAGTACGACAACCTGTACTGGAGATTAAAGGATGACCAATTGCTCGGTGCACTATTTGGGTGGGCAGGAGCTGACAATCAAGTTACGGTTTCGGTGCCGGCCGGTGAAGGTGGTAGCTTATCTGAACAAAAGTTATCTCAAGCAGTTCAAGGCATGCCCACGGCTATGAATGGAACGATTGAATACCAGAATACGCTGATCCAGCGTAAGGTAACGACCAAGCTTGAACAGATGATATCTCTGCCGCTACCTTCTTTTTTGTTCGATTCAGGTAACAACGTGTTTACAACTGCATCATCTGAGGTGGTTGAGCCGGTAGAGTTCATTCGAACGGTAGATTTAATTCGTTATTATGGAGCCAAGTTCAAAGGCAAAGGTGGAACCGGAGATAGCAACGCTGCGGAAGCGGGTCAAGTCGTGCAATATTTTGGGAACCGTAAAAAGTGA
- a CDS encoding TadE/TadG family type IV pilus assembly protein, which produces MDKHYQQYQQQAQQERMLERLQARLTQINRLERLKNLKSLRERSHSLKKEQGSIVLEASLVLPVFLFFVMFLIYIVQMTLISTALQSTAGEAVKQLSTKIYPVSLVFTPSDSAGSGSSDSGTGWKTPELSLTEWAEGYASSLPEPLSDWVRAAAARGEQPLQEIKTSVLEAVLDPVVKPLLKPFMNTSLLDYERVHVNGVSIPNLKNKTNPYFRLELSYDLPLKVPFLGKSLRIQASAAERLWIGDTGEGTDGSGNGTDSTGSVTVLSKPEPAYIGNNAMIKVKVEPGTTANLTIFYKSGESTAKHIGWATADENGEIQWEWFVGTRTTEGTWTFVVETADGVVMETAFDVASRK; this is translated from the coding sequence ATGGATAAGCACTATCAGCAGTATCAACAGCAGGCTCAGCAAGAGAGAATGTTGGAACGATTGCAGGCACGCCTAACACAGATCAACAGACTAGAGCGTTTGAAAAATTTAAAATCGTTGAGAGAGCGTAGCCATTCTCTGAAAAAGGAACAGGGTAGCATCGTGCTGGAAGCTTCGTTAGTGTTACCTGTATTTTTGTTCTTTGTCATGTTTCTGATCTACATTGTGCAAATGACACTAATATCTACTGCGCTACAAAGTACAGCAGGCGAAGCCGTGAAACAGCTCTCTACCAAGATCTATCCCGTATCTCTTGTATTTACCCCTTCTGATTCAGCTGGCAGCGGAAGCAGTGATTCCGGTACTGGTTGGAAAACACCTGAGTTATCCCTCACAGAGTGGGCAGAAGGGTATGCATCTTCGCTACCTGAGCCCCTTAGTGACTGGGTACGGGCAGCAGCAGCTCGAGGGGAGCAGCCTTTGCAGGAGATCAAAACATCTGTACTAGAAGCTGTACTTGACCCAGTTGTAAAGCCGCTGCTTAAACCCTTCATGAATACTTCTCTACTGGATTATGAACGAGTACATGTGAATGGGGTGTCTATCCCTAATCTTAAAAACAAGACCAATCCGTATTTCAGACTTGAGTTAAGTTATGATTTGCCTCTCAAGGTACCTTTTCTCGGCAAATCGCTACGCATTCAGGCTTCTGCCGCAGAACGATTATGGATTGGAGATACAGGAGAGGGCACTGACGGTAGTGGAAATGGCACAGATTCAACAGGTTCTGTTACGGTGTTGTCCAAGCCAGAGCCTGCATACATAGGCAATAATGCCATGATTAAGGTTAAGGTCGAGCCTGGAACCACGGCGAATCTGACGATCTTTTACAAGTCGGGGGAAAGTACAGCCAAGCACATTGGTTGGGCAACTGCAGATGAGAACGGCGAGATTCAGTGGGAATGGTTTGTTGGGACACGTACAACGGAAGGCACGTGGACGTTTGTTGTAGAGACAGCGGATGGTGTTGTGATGGAAACGGCGTTCGATGTTGCCTCAAGAAAGTAA